Proteins encoded in a region of the Streptomyces sp. NBC_00258 genome:
- a CDS encoding ABC transporter substrate-binding protein produces MRKFRRAAGTTAVLAVVALTANACADQESAGAGGNSSEIHIGAWLPTTGATASYGVPQRAGAEAYFKMINASGGINGRKVRWTVKDNAADPQQTVQIARELVGQDKVVAIVNANGTSQAEAAFPFVLNQSKVPVLNEVGGNESWYEPPRPGLFGTQTLYEDQAAAIAAWTVQDGAKKVLVVHSDPAAFVNVAKQVEPVAKKVDPSVEVDRLTVKYQTTDYTPVISKVKAAKTQAVILILTSPEAAAFLKEAKLQGLSLPTYAYAPVAAESTVSLAKDAAEGLKAVQLVKAPSDSDPAVKEFRTAMAKYEPKQPAGFLALWGWSNAKVFAEIAKTIKGPVTADALDKAYEKATKVDTGVSPVMNFSPSNHLGTRSVQRVVVKDGVWTSEGDFYTPPKRG; encoded by the coding sequence ATGAGAAAATTCCGCCGCGCCGCGGGAACGACGGCCGTCCTGGCCGTGGTGGCGCTGACCGCCAACGCGTGCGCGGACCAGGAATCCGCAGGAGCCGGCGGCAACTCGTCGGAGATCCATATCGGGGCGTGGCTCCCGACGACCGGCGCCACCGCCTCGTACGGTGTGCCGCAAAGGGCTGGCGCCGAGGCGTACTTCAAGATGATCAACGCATCCGGGGGCATCAACGGCCGCAAGGTCCGATGGACCGTCAAGGACAACGCGGCCGACCCTCAGCAGACCGTGCAGATCGCACGCGAACTCGTCGGCCAGGACAAGGTCGTGGCCATCGTGAACGCGAACGGCACCTCCCAGGCGGAGGCGGCCTTCCCGTTCGTCCTCAACCAGTCCAAGGTTCCGGTTCTCAACGAGGTGGGCGGCAACGAGTCCTGGTACGAGCCACCGCGCCCCGGCCTGTTCGGCACCCAGACCCTCTACGAGGACCAGGCCGCGGCGATCGCCGCGTGGACGGTGCAGGACGGTGCGAAGAAGGTCCTCGTCGTCCACAGTGACCCGGCCGCGTTCGTGAACGTGGCCAAGCAGGTCGAGCCCGTCGCCAAGAAGGTGGACCCCTCGGTCGAGGTCGACCGGCTGACGGTCAAGTACCAGACCACCGACTACACCCCGGTGATCAGCAAGGTGAAGGCCGCGAAGACCCAGGCGGTGATCCTCATCCTCACGTCCCCCGAGGCCGCCGCCTTCCTGAAGGAGGCCAAGCTGCAAGGGCTGTCCCTGCCCACGTACGCCTACGCACCCGTCGCCGCGGAGTCGACCGTCTCCCTCGCCAAGGACGCGGCCGAGGGGCTCAAGGCAGTACAGCTGGTCAAGGCGCCCTCCGACTCCGACCCCGCGGTGAAGGAGTTCCGGACCGCGATGGCCAAGTACGAGCCCAAGCAGCCCGCCGGATTCCTCGCGCTGTGGGGCTGGAGCAACGCGAAGGTGTTCGCGGAGATCGCGAAGACCATCAAGGGCCCCGTCACGGCCGACGCGCTCGACAAGGCGTACGAGAAGGCGACGAAGGTGGACACGGGGGTGTCGCCGGTCATGAACTTCAGCCCGAGCAACCACCTCGGCACCCGCAGCGTGCAGCGAGTGGTCGTGAAGGACGGGGTCTGGACGTCCGAGGGCGACTTCTACACGCCGCCGAAGCGCGGCTGA
- a CDS encoding serine hydrolase yields MGVRRRTRHHGSTAVTAAAVASLLTAGFTATPSAAAPAADPPPQPPPRLTQAKVDDAVDRLDGIVRDGMKETGVPGVAVAVVYRDQVVHLKGFGERRVGQSGDVGSDTVFQLASLSKPLASTVVAGAVGDKVITWDDPVAEHLPGFALKDRWVGDHVTVADLLSHRSGLPDHAGDLLEDLGYDRTYILDHLREEPLTPFRASYAYTNYGVTAAGQAVANAKDTTWEKLAEDTLYSPAGMNSTSSLFADYDKATDKAATHVKDADGTWEAKYVRDADAQAPAGGASSTASDMATWLRLQLADGKLGGKQIVPADQLERTHLPEIVSSPPQAPAGRAGFYGLGWNVNYDDQGRLRLSHSGAFELGANTNVTMLPGEELGIAVLTNGAPVGLADSVALDFFDIAQQGEPTTDWLALVDKVYQQQLDADRSATDYTEPPENAAAARSDDTYTGTYENDYYGPLTVTAVDGELTMSLGPKPTAFRLTHFDGDTFSFRTAGENATGLSGVTFDVGSGSDNAGGSKASKVTVEAFDENGLGTFTRP; encoded by the coding sequence ATGGGTGTTCGGCGACGGACGAGGCACCACGGAAGCACGGCGGTGACAGCGGCCGCCGTGGCCTCCCTCCTCACAGCCGGCTTCACCGCCACTCCGTCCGCCGCGGCACCGGCGGCCGATCCGCCGCCCCAGCCGCCACCTCGGCTCACGCAGGCGAAGGTGGACGACGCCGTGGACCGGCTCGACGGGATCGTGCGGGACGGGATGAAGGAGACGGGCGTTCCTGGTGTCGCCGTGGCCGTGGTCTACAGGGACCAGGTTGTCCACCTGAAGGGCTTCGGGGAGCGACGGGTGGGACAGTCCGGGGACGTCGGATCGGACACCGTCTTCCAGCTGGCGTCCCTCTCCAAGCCGCTCGCCTCGACCGTCGTCGCGGGTGCGGTAGGCGACAAGGTCATCACCTGGGACGACCCGGTGGCCGAGCACCTTCCCGGCTTCGCGCTCAAGGACCGCTGGGTCGGTGACCACGTCACGGTCGCCGATCTCCTCTCGCACCGCAGCGGGCTCCCCGACCACGCCGGGGACCTGCTCGAGGACCTCGGCTACGACAGGACGTACATCCTGGACCATCTGCGGGAGGAGCCGCTCACGCCGTTCCGGGCCAGTTACGCGTACACCAACTACGGCGTCACGGCGGCGGGCCAGGCGGTCGCGAACGCCAAGGACACCACCTGGGAGAAGCTCGCGGAGGACACGCTCTACTCCCCCGCCGGCATGAACTCCACCAGCTCCCTCTTCGCCGACTACGACAAGGCGACGGACAAGGCGGCCACACATGTGAAGGACGCGGACGGGACCTGGGAGGCGAAGTACGTGCGGGACGCCGACGCCCAGGCGCCCGCGGGTGGCGCGAGTTCCACCGCGAGCGACATGGCCACCTGGCTGCGGCTCCAGCTCGCCGACGGAAAGCTGGGCGGGAAGCAGATCGTCCCCGCCGACCAGCTGGAGCGCACCCACCTGCCCGAGATCGTCTCCAGCCCGCCGCAGGCTCCTGCCGGCCGCGCCGGTTTCTACGGCCTCGGCTGGAATGTCAACTACGACGACCAGGGGCGGCTGCGCCTCAGCCACTCCGGCGCCTTCGAACTCGGCGCCAACACTAACGTGACGATGCTGCCCGGCGAGGAACTCGGCATCGCCGTCCTGACCAACGGGGCGCCGGTGGGGCTCGCCGACTCGGTCGCGCTCGACTTCTTCGACATCGCCCAGCAGGGCGAACCCACCACCGACTGGCTGGCCCTGGTCGACAAGGTGTACCAGCAGCAGTTGGACGCCGACCGCTCCGCCACCGACTACACCGAGCCCCCGGAGAACGCGGCCGCCGCCCGGTCCGACGACACGTACACGGGCACGTACGAGAACGACTACTACGGTCCGCTGACCGTGACGGCCGTGGACGGCGAACTCACCATGAGCCTGGGTCCGAAGCCGACGGCGTTCCGGCTCACCCACTTCGACGGCGACACGTTCAGCTTCCGGACGGCCGGGGAGAACGCGACCGGTCTGTCCGGCGTCACGTTCGACGTCGGTTCGGGCTCGGACAACGCGGGCGGCTCGAAGGCGTCGAAGGTGACCGTCGAGGCCTTCGACGAGAACGGCCTGGGCACCTTCACCCGCCCCTGA
- a CDS encoding D-2-hydroxyacid dehydrogenase — protein sequence MADRLVVLHRGILPHNAAGIESLADTVYATEEELPHLLPGADALLCWHSITPAVEAAWPEDPSSAPGWVHVAAAGVDSLLFPALVDNPRVVLTNSRGVYDRPIAEYVLGLILALAKDFPGTWEHQRRREWRPRDSERIDGRTVLVWGTGPIGRAVARMLRAVGMRVSAVGRTECVEDPDFGTVHALSGLRPALAAADYVVLAAPLTAATRGMVDASVLTSMKPGARLVNVGRGGLVDEEALVRHLTDGRLAGAALDVFAHEPLPAASPLWDLPGVIVSPHTAGEVTGWRDDLADLFLDNLTRRAEGRELRNVVDKARGYVREVRGG from the coding sequence TTGGCTGACCGGCTCGTCGTCCTGCACCGCGGCATCCTCCCGCACAACGCCGCCGGCATCGAAAGCCTCGCGGACACGGTGTACGCCACCGAAGAGGAACTGCCGCACCTCCTGCCCGGAGCGGACGCCCTGCTCTGCTGGCACTCGATCACTCCGGCGGTCGAGGCGGCCTGGCCCGAGGACCCGTCGAGCGCGCCCGGCTGGGTGCATGTGGCCGCCGCCGGTGTCGACTCACTGCTCTTCCCGGCCCTGGTCGACAACCCCCGGGTGGTGCTGACCAACTCGCGCGGCGTCTACGACCGGCCCATCGCCGAGTACGTACTCGGCCTGATCCTGGCCCTGGCGAAGGACTTCCCGGGCACCTGGGAACACCAGCGGCGCCGCGAGTGGCGGCCCCGGGACAGCGAACGCATCGACGGACGGACCGTCCTCGTGTGGGGCACGGGCCCCATCGGCCGTGCCGTGGCCCGCATGCTCCGCGCCGTCGGGATGCGGGTGAGCGCCGTAGGACGTACGGAGTGTGTGGAGGACCCCGACTTCGGCACGGTGCACGCCCTCTCAGGGCTGCGCCCCGCCCTGGCCGCGGCGGACTACGTGGTGCTCGCGGCTCCCCTCACGGCGGCCACCCGGGGCATGGTCGACGCGTCCGTGCTCACGTCGATGAAGCCCGGCGCGCGGCTCGTGAACGTGGGCCGGGGCGGACTCGTCGACGAGGAGGCGCTCGTCCGGCACCTCACCGACGGCCGCCTGGCCGGAGCGGCCCTGGACGTCTTCGCCCACGAGCCCCTGCCCGCCGCTTCACCCCTGTGGGACCTGCCCGGTGTCATCGTCTCCCCGCACACGGCCGGTGAGGTCACCGGCTGGCGCGACGACCTCGCGGACCTGTTCCTCGACAACCTGACCCGCAGGGCCGAGGGCAGGGAACTGCGCAACGTGGTGGACAAGGCACGCGGCTATGTACGGGAGGTCAGGGGCGGGTGA